A region of Deinococcus rubellus DNA encodes the following proteins:
- a CDS encoding 1-acyl-sn-glycerol-3-phosphate acyltransferase, translating into MTTTPRWMNRPATWRSKLAASLLRLGGWTALLPPVPGSKLIGIAYPHTSNWDLLPALLWAWATGTPLKFVAKHSLFRFPLGPLLRAWGGVSVDRRKAGGNFVDAVAALIAEQPEIVLGLAPEGTRERAEVWKSGFYHMAQAADVPIALIAFDWKRKRVGVLAYLTPSGDIEADYEKIRAAYAGVVGRHLQKATPIRASLGAVEGVKERM; encoded by the coding sequence GTGACGACGACTCCCCGCTGGATGAACCGCCCGGCCACCTGGCGCTCGAAACTGGCCGCGTCGCTGCTGCGGCTGGGCGGCTGGACAGCGCTGCTGCCCCCCGTGCCCGGAAGCAAGCTGATCGGCATTGCCTATCCGCACACCAGCAACTGGGATCTGCTGCCTGCGCTGCTGTGGGCCTGGGCCACCGGCACGCCGCTGAAGTTCGTCGCCAAGCACAGCCTCTTCCGCTTTCCGCTGGGGCCGCTGCTGCGCGCCTGGGGGGGCGTATCAGTGGACCGGCGCAAAGCCGGGGGCAACTTCGTGGACGCGGTGGCCGCGCTGATTGCCGAGCAGCCGGAGATCGTGCTGGGCCTTGCGCCTGAGGGCACCCGCGAGCGTGCCGAGGTGTGGAAGAGCGGCTTTTACCACATGGCCCAGGCGGCGGACGTGCCGATTGCCCTGATCGCCTTTGACTGGAAACGCAAACGGGTGGGCGTGCTGGCCTATCTGACGCCCAGCGGCGACATCGAGGCCGATTACGAGAAGATTCGGGCTGCCTACGCGGGCGTGGTGGGCAGGCACCTGCAGAAGGCCACCCCGATTCGGGCCAGCCTGGGCGCAGTGGAGGGAGTCAAGGAGCGGATGTGA
- the nrdR gene encoding transcriptional regulator NrdR, translated as MKCPYCGAADSKVVNSRGGDDGAAIRRRRECLSCARRFTTYERAQLEPLMVVKRGGLRQAFNPDKLLRGLRLASEKRPIPEATLRAFAYGFEDEVGAPEIESGEIGKRAMNFLRPLDDVAYIRFASVYREFDSLERFIEEIQGLKDQE; from the coding sequence TTGAAGTGCCCCTACTGCGGCGCGGCCGACAGCAAGGTGGTCAACTCGCGCGGCGGTGACGACGGCGCGGCCATTCGCCGCCGCCGCGAGTGCCTGAGCTGCGCGCGGCGCTTCACGACCTACGAGCGCGCCCAGCTCGAACCGCTGATGGTCGTCAAGCGCGGCGGGCTGAGGCAGGCGTTCAATCCTGACAAGCTGCTGCGCGGGCTGAGACTGGCCAGCGAGAAGCGCCCCATTCCGGAAGCAACCCTACGGGCCTTTGCCTACGGCTTCGAGGACGAGGTCGGCGCGCCAGAAATCGAGAGCGGTGAGATCGGCAAGCGGGCCATGAACTTTCTGCGTCCCCTCGACGACGTGGCCTACATCCGTTTTGCCAGCGTCTACCGAGAGTTCGACAGTCTGGAGCGCTTTATCGAGGAGATTCAGGGACTGAAAGACCAGGAATGA
- a CDS encoding SDR family NAD(P)-dependent oxidoreductase yields the protein MSYSEGVDTQRLAGQVIAVTSGDQGYGRAVSSALARAGASVVLIGSNPETLSAHASQIEHAGGTAIPLKADVGVTLDWLSAQSRMLEIFGVLHGIVHLADKRAHANFTMLSENEWMDLFNCNVKSSVMIAQIIQRRLPGTWLTLVGPHLDELGLQAYPQRGALRGLVERAEAEELRLNMVLPSRASSNEGRADAPLSEAVLTLALPELHHLRGNVIEVPLPPAPKYRDQIRENLLRSS from the coding sequence GTGAGCTATTCTGAAGGGGTGGACACCCAACGCCTCGCAGGCCAGGTGATCGCTGTGACCAGCGGCGACCAGGGGTATGGCCGGGCCGTCAGCAGTGCCCTGGCGCGGGCCGGGGCCAGCGTGGTGCTGATCGGCAGCAATCCCGAGACGCTCTCGGCGCACGCCAGCCAGATCGAGCATGCGGGCGGCACAGCCATTCCGCTTAAGGCCGACGTGGGCGTGACCCTCGACTGGCTCAGCGCCCAGAGCCGGATGCTGGAGATTTTCGGGGTGCTGCACGGCATCGTGCATCTGGCCGACAAACGGGCGCATGCCAACTTCACCATGCTCAGCGAAAACGAGTGGATGGATCTGTTCAACTGCAATGTCAAGAGCAGCGTCATGATTGCCCAGATCATTCAGCGGCGCTTGCCCGGCACCTGGCTGACCCTGGTCGGGCCGCACCTCGACGAGCTGGGACTGCAAGCCTATCCTCAGCGCGGCGCACTGCGCGGTCTGGTCGAGCGGGCCGAGGCCGAGGAGCTGAGGCTCAATATGGTGCTGCCCAGCCGCGCCAGCAGCAACGAGGGCAGAGCCGACGCACCTCTCTCCGAGGCGGTACTGACCCTGGCCCTGCCGGAGCTGCACCACCTGCGCGGCAACGTCATCGAGGTGCCGCTGCCGCCCGCACCAAAGTACCGTGACCAGATCCGCGAAAATCTGCTGAGAAGCTCTTGA
- a CDS encoding NUDIX hydrolase → MPETDPKGQAPTARTPSTTPQPAQQQVGQPKIAQPKPTQAKPAQSGDQPTSRSRSRHRGRNNRRKNDAPGQISQGRRGEVTPPVTAPPSRGRNKRPLAEPRIGVGCIVMRGDEVLIVRERGRWSLPKGGLEVGELLQEGARRETYEETGLIVELRELAFLVEFQAETWGHHLQFFYVGREVGGTLGPRDPDRDVQEAKFVSVRHLREYLRFRPRLVALEAWLRDRRPKHFVFDLDKEPAMLKKRSRVQSAAPPTHRGADSKAQLRESPDLERLTFEAPFDDEDELP, encoded by the coding sequence ATGCCCGAAACTGACCCCAAGGGCCAGGCCCCCACCGCCCGCACCCCATCCACCACTCCGCAACCGGCCCAGCAACAGGTCGGCCAGCCAAAAATTGCCCAGCCGAAACCGACCCAGGCCAAACCTGCCCAGTCCGGCGATCAGCCCACCAGCCGCAGCCGCAGCCGCCACCGGGGCCGCAACAACCGGCGCAAGAACGACGCACCCGGCCAGATCAGTCAGGGCCGCAGGGGCGAGGTGACGCCGCCGGTGACCGCGCCGCCCTCCAGGGGCCGCAACAAGCGCCCGCTGGCCGAGCCGCGCATCGGCGTGGGCTGCATCGTGATGCGCGGCGACGAGGTGTTGATCGTGCGCGAACGGGGCCGCTGGAGCCTGCCCAAAGGCGGCCTGGAAGTCGGTGAGCTGCTTCAGGAGGGAGCGCGGCGCGAGACCTACGAGGAAACGGGACTCATCGTGGAGTTGCGCGAACTGGCCTTTCTGGTGGAGTTTCAGGCCGAAACCTGGGGCCACCACCTGCAATTCTTCTACGTGGGCCGTGAGGTGGGCGGCACGCTGGGGCCGCGCGACCCGGACAGGGACGTGCAGGAAGCCAAGTTCGTCTCGGTGCGCCACCTGCGCGAATACCTGCGCTTTCGCCCGCGCCTGGTGGCGCTGGAAGCCTGGCTACGTGACCGGCGGCCCAAGCACTTTGTCTTCGATCTCGACAAGGAACCGGCCATGCTCAAGAAGCGCAGCCGGGTGCAGAGCGCAGCCCCCCCGACCCACCGGGGTGCGGACAGCAAGGCGCAGCTCAGAGAATCGCCGGACCTGGAACGCCTGACCTTCGAGGCTCCCTTCGACGACGAGGACGAGTTGCCGTGA
- the dnaB gene encoding replicative DNA helicase, which yields MELTPRVPPHNNDAEISVLGSILLENDVLIQISDTLSPEMFYREGHRKIFAAMRNLQDRSEPVDLVTLSDELTKRGTLDDVGGLTYLIGLSDQVPTSAYAEHYARLVQEKHTLRQLISASAQAMKLAYDGQLPLEDLLDKAEKMIFEVAEQKKKGEQYQAMSEVVQDTFEYITLLHSNKGIPDGVASGFRDLDDQISGLQKGSLNVLAARPSMGKTAFALSIAQNVALRGEKTVAVFSLEMPSVQLALRMLCSEARVDMNRIRSGQLNERDFERLAHAAGRLAEAPMIIDDEPDLTVNALRSKLRRIQAQHGNLGLVIIDYLQLMSGNKSGSGGNENRQQEISLISRSLKSIARELEVPVMVLSQLSRAVEQRPNHRPMLSDLRESGAIEQDADIVMFIYRDEYYNKETDQQGIAEIIIGKQRNGPVGTVKLQFHSSHVRFNDLAGES from the coding sequence ATGGAACTGACTCCCCGCGTGCCCCCGCACAACAACGACGCCGAAATCAGCGTGCTGGGCAGTATTCTGCTCGAAAACGATGTGCTGATCCAGATTTCCGACACCCTCTCGCCCGAGATGTTTTACCGGGAAGGCCACCGCAAGATCTTCGCCGCCATGCGCAATTTGCAGGACCGCAGCGAACCAGTGGACCTGGTGACGCTCAGTGACGAGCTGACCAAACGCGGCACGCTCGACGACGTGGGCGGCCTGACTTACCTGATCGGACTGTCGGACCAGGTGCCGACCTCGGCCTACGCCGAGCACTACGCCCGGCTGGTGCAGGAAAAGCACACCCTGCGCCAGCTCATCTCAGCCAGCGCCCAGGCCATGAAGCTGGCCTACGACGGTCAGTTGCCGCTCGAAGATCTGCTCGACAAGGCTGAGAAGATGATCTTCGAGGTGGCCGAGCAGAAGAAAAAAGGCGAGCAGTACCAGGCCATGAGCGAGGTGGTGCAGGACACCTTCGAGTACATCACGCTGCTGCACAGCAATAAAGGCATTCCCGATGGCGTGGCCAGCGGATTTCGCGACCTCGACGACCAGATTTCGGGATTGCAGAAGGGCAGTCTGAACGTGCTGGCGGCCAGGCCGAGCATGGGAAAAACGGCCTTCGCCCTCTCTATCGCCCAGAACGTCGCCCTGCGCGGCGAGAAAACGGTGGCCGTCTTCAGCCTGGAGATGCCCAGCGTGCAGCTCGCCCTCAGAATGCTGTGTTCAGAAGCGCGGGTCGATATGAACCGTATCCGCAGTGGGCAGCTCAACGAGCGCGACTTCGAGCGACTGGCCCACGCCGCCGGGCGGCTGGCCGAGGCCCCGATGATCATCGACGACGAGCCGGACCTGACCGTCAACGCCCTCAGAAGCAAACTCAGGCGCATTCAGGCGCAGCACGGTAACCTGGGGCTGGTCATCATCGATTACCTGCAACTGATGTCGGGCAACAAGAGTGGCAGCGGCGGCAACGAGAACCGCCAGCAGGAGATCAGCCTGATCTCGCGCAGTCTCAAGAGCATCGCCCGCGAGCTGGAAGTGCCGGTGATGGTCCTCTCGCAGCTCTCGCGCGCGGTGGAGCAGCGGCCCAACCACAGACCGATGCTTTCAGATCTGCGTGAGAGCGGAGCGATCGAGCAGGACGCCGACATCGTGATGTTCATTTACAGAGACGAGTACTACAACAAGGAAACCGACCAGCAGGGCATCGCCGAGATCATCATCGGCAAGCAGCGCAACGGCCCGGTCGGCACTGTCAAACTCCAATTTCACAGCTCCCACGTGCGCTTCAACGACCTGGCAGGAGAAAGCTGA